The Rhinoderma darwinii isolate aRhiDar2 chromosome 8, aRhiDar2.hap1, whole genome shotgun sequence genome has a window encoding:
- the C1GALT1C1 gene encoding C1GALT1-specific chaperone 1 — MISEGGSFIRGMLIGGVFCLVVTLLGHMKLGHESAAPHEHHHIQAPNKEDVLQLSDADRLELSQGIRVYCIILVKPKDLSLWAAVRTTWSKHCDKTDYYSSEHVKVFESIVVDSNDMWIMLRKAVQMTYEKHRQEYNWFLISQPSTFAIIENLKYFLLKKNPLEPFYIGHTVKDGDLDYVDLAGGIVLSIGSVNRLINVMNEPDKCPETGGIIWKVSADKQLAMCLKYKGVVAENAEDSEGKNVFNTKSVGTLIKEAMANDPQKVVEGCCSDMVITFSGLSPNYMQVMMYGVYRLRAYGHSFNDALVFLPPPNSDND; from the coding sequence ATGATTTCAGAAGGCGGCTCGTTTATTCGGGGCATGTTGATAGGAGGTGTATTTTGTCTAGTGGTAACTCTTCTTGGACACATGAAGTTGGGACATGAATCTGCCGCCCCTCATGAACACCATCATATCCAAGCACCTAATAAGGAGGACGTTTTGCAACTTTCAGATGCGGATCGACTGGAGTTGAGTCAGGGGATACGGGTTTACTGCATTATTCTTGTCAAACCAAAAGACCTGAGCCTCTGGGCTGCTGTCAGAACCACGTGGAGCAAGCACTGTGATAAGACGGACTACTATAGCTCTGAACATGTTAAAGTCTTTGAATCCATTGTTGTTGACAGCAACGACATGTGGATCATGTTGCGGAAAGCTGTGCAAATGACCTACGAGAAACATCGCCAGGAGTATAACTGGTTTCTCATCTCTCAACCCTCCACTTTTGCCATCATTGAAAATCTTAAATATTTTCTGTTGAAGAAAAATCCTTTGGAACCGTTCTACATTGGCCATACTGTAAAAGATGGAGATTTAGATTATGTTGATTTAGCAGGTGGCATTGTGCTCAGTATCGGGTCAGTAAATCGGCTTATCAACGTAATGAATGAACCAGATAAGTGTCCAGAAACCGGCGGCATAATATGGAAGGTTTCGGCAGATAAGCAGTTGGCCATGTGCCTGAAGTATAAAGGAGTGGTTGCGGAAAATGCAGAAGACTCGGAAGGAAAAAATGTCTTCAACACCAAATCGGTAGGGACATTAATTAAAGAAGCCATGGCAAACGATCCTCAAAAAGTTGTTGAAGGCTGTTGCTCAGACATGGTGATCACATTTAGTGGACTATCTCCAAACTACATGCAAGTTATGATGTATGGTGTGTACAGACTACGAGCTTATGGGCACAGCTTTAATGATGCGCTGGTGTTCCTGCCACCTCCAAACTCTGATAATGATTGA